A single region of the Gorilla gorilla gorilla isolate KB3781 chromosome 1, NHGRI_mGorGor1-v2.1_pri, whole genome shotgun sequence genome encodes:
- the MAP7D1 gene encoding MAP7 domain-containing protein 1 isoform X6 — protein sequence MESGPRAELGAGAPPAVVARTPPEPRPSPEGDPSPPPPPMSALVPDTPPDTPPAMKNATSSKQLPLEPESPSGQVGPRPAPPQEESPSSEAKSRGPTPPATGPRDARPPRRSSQPSPTAVPASNSTPTKQEVKKAGERHKLAKERREERAKYLAAKKAVWLEKEEKAKALREKQLQERRRRLEEQRLKAEQRRAALEERQRQKLEKNKERYEAAIQRSVKKTWAEIRQQRWSWAGALHHSSPGHKTSGSRCSVSAVNLPKHVDSIINKRLSKSSATLWNSPSRNRSLQLSAWESSIVDRLMTPTLSFLARSRSAVTLPRNGRDQAVPVCPRSASASPLTPCSVPRSVHRCAPAGERGERRKPSAGGSPAPVRRRPEASPVQKKEKKDKERENEKEKSALARERSLKKRQSLPASPRARLSASTASELSPKSKARPSSPSTSWHRPASPCPSPGPGHTLPPKPPSPRGTTASPKGRVRRKEEAKESPSAAGPEDKSQSKRRASNEKESAAPASPAPSPAPSPTPAPPQKEQPPAETPTDAAVLTSPPAPAPPVTPSKPMAGTTDREEATRLLAEKRRQAREQREREEQERRLQAERDKRMREEQLAREAEARAEREAEARRREEQEAREKAQAEQEEQERLQKQKEEAEARSREEAERQRLEREKHFQQQEQERQERRKRLEEIMKRTRKSEVSETKKQDSKEANANGSSPEPVKAVEARSPGLQKEAVQKEEPIPQEPQWSLPSKELPASLVNGLQPLPAHQENGFSTKGPSGDKSLSRTPEALLPFAEAEAFLKKAVVQPPQVTEVL from the exons CTGTGGTCGCCAGGACGCCCCCAGAGCCAAGACCTTCTCCAGAAGGTGACCcttcccccccaccaccaccgaTGTCAGCCCTGGTCCCCGACACTCCCCCGGACACCCCTCCTGCCATGAAGAATGCCACTAGCTCTAAGCAGCTCCCACTGGAACCAGAGAGCCCCTCAGGGCAGGTCGGGCCTAGGCCAGCCCCCCCGCAGGAAGAGTCCCCTTCCTCTGAAGCAAAGAGCAGAGGACCCACCCCACCAGCCACGGGCCCACGGGATGCCAGACCTCCTCGAAGGAGCAGCCAGCCATCTCCAACAGCAGTGCCAGCCTCCAACAGCACTCCCACCAAGCAAG AGGTGAAGAAGGCAGGAGAGAGACACAAGCTGGCAAAGGAGCGGCGAGAAGAGCGGGCCAAGTACCTGG CGGCCAAGAAGGCAGtgtggctggagaaggaggagaaggccaAGGCGCTGCGGGAGAAGCAGCTCCAGGAGCGCCGGCGCCGGCTGGAGGAGCAACGTCTTAAAGCCGAGCAACGCCGTGCAGCCCTGGAGGAACGGCAGCGGCAGAAGCTCGAGAAAAACAAG GAGCGCTATGAAGCAGCCATCCAACGGTCAGTGAAGAAGACATGGGCCGAAATCCGGCAGCAGCGCTGGTCCTGGGCAGGGGCCCTGCACCACAGCTCTCCAGGACATAAGACCA GTGGGAGCAGGTGCTCCGTGTCGGCAGTTAACCTGCCCAAACACGTGGACTCTATAATCAACAAGCGGCTCTCAAAGTCCTCTGCCACGCTCTGGAACTCCCCCAGTAGAA ATCGCAGCCTGCAGCTGAGCGCATGGGAGAGCAGCATCGTGGATCGTCTGATGACGCCCACTCTCTCCTTCCTTGCTCGGAGTCGCAGCGCGGTCACACTGCCCCGCAACGGCCGGGACCAGG CCGTGCCGGTGTGCCCGCGCTCGGCCTCCGCCAGCCCCCTGACGCCGTGCAGCGTCCCCCGAAGCGTGCACCGCTGCGCCCCCGCCGGTGAGCGCGGGGAGCGCCGCAAGCCCAGCGCCGGGGGCAGCCCCGCTCCGGTGCGCCGCCGGCCGGAGGCCTCGCCG GTgcagaaaaaggagaagaaggacaAGGAGCGGGAAAACGAGAAGGAGAAGAGTGCCCTAGCCCGGGAGCGCAGCCTCAAGAAGCGCCAGTCGCTGCCCGCCTCCCCACGTGCCCGCCTCTCCGCCAGCACCGCCTCTGAGCTCAG cCCCAAATCCAAGGCCAGGCCATCCTCTCCCTCCACATCCTGGCACAGGCCtgcctccccctgccccagcccagggCCAGGCCACACTCTGCCTCCAAAGCCACCGTCCCCCCGAGGCACCACTGCATCCCCCAAGGGGCGGGTTcggaggaaggaggaggcaaaGGAGAGCCCCAGCGCCGCAGGGCCCGAGGACAAGAGCCAGAGCAAGCGCAGGGCCAGTAACGAGAAGGAGTCAGCAGCCCCAGCCTCACCGGCACCTTCGCCGGCGCCCTCGCCCACCCCAGCCCCGCCCCAGAAGGAGCAGCCCCCCGCGGAGACCCCTACAG ACGCTGCTGTCTTGacctcacccccagcccctgctcccCCGGTGACCCCTAGCAAACCAATGGCCGGCACCACAGACCGAGAAGAAGCCACTCGGCTCTTGGCTGAGAAGCGGCGCCAGGCCCGGGAGCAGCGGGAGCGCGAGGAGCAGGAGCGGAGGCTGCAGGCAGAAAGGGACAA GCGAATGCGAGAGGAGCAGCTGGCACGGGAGGCCGAGGCCCGGGCGGAGCGGGAGGCGGAGGCCCGGAGGCGGGAGGAGCAGGAGGCACGAGAGAAGGCGCAGGccgagcaggaggagcaggagcgGCTGCAGAAGCAG AAAGAGGAGGCCGAAGCTCGGTCGCGGGAAGAGGCGGAGCGGCAGCGTCTGGAGCGGGAAAAGCACTTCCAGCAGCAGGAGCAAGAGCGGCAAGAGCGCAGAAAG CGTCTGGAGGAGATCATGAAGAGGACTCGGAAGTCAGAAGTTTCTGAAACCAAG AAGCAGGACAGCAAGGAGGCCAACGCCAACGGTTCCAGCCCAG AGCCTGTGAAAGCTGTGGAGGCTCGGTCCCCAGGGCTGCAGAAGGAGGCTGTGCAGAAAGAGGAGCCCATCCCACAGGAGCCTCAGTGGAG TCTCCCAAGCAAGGAGTTGCCAGCGTCCCTGGTGAATGGCCTGCAGCCTCTCCCAGCACACCAGGAGAATGGCTTCTCCACCAAGGGACCCTCTGGGGACAAGAGTCTGAGCCGAACACCAGAGGCACTCCTGCCCTTTGCAGAGGCAGAAGCCTTCCTCAAGAAAGCTGTGGTGCAGCCCCCGCAGGTCACAG AAGTCCTTTAA
- the MAP7D1 gene encoding MAP7 domain-containing protein 1 isoform X4 → MESGPRAELGAGAPPAVVARTPPEPRPSPEGDPSPPPPPMSALVPDTPPDTPPAMKNATSSKQLPLEPESPSGQVGPRPAPPQEESPSSEAKSRGPTPPATGPRDARPPRRSSQPSPTAVPASNSTPTKQEVKKAGERHKLAKERREERAKYLAAKKAVWLEKEEKAKALREKQLQERRRRLEEQRLKAEQRRAALEERQRQKLEKNKERYEAAIQRSVKKTWAEIRQQRWSWAGALHHSSPGHKTSGSRCSVSAVNLPKHVDSIINKRLSKSSATLWNSPSRNRSLQLSAWESSIVDRLMTPTLSFLARSRSAVTLPRNGRDQGRGCDPGRGPTWGRAGASLARGPQPDRTHPSAAVPVCPRSASASPLTPCSVPRSVHRCAPAGERGERRKPSAGGSPAPVRRRPEASPVQKKEKKDKERENEKEKSALARERSLKKRQSLPASPRARLSASTASELSPKSKARPSSPSTSWHRPASPCPSPGPGHTLPPKPPSPRGTTASPKGRVRRKEEAKESPSAAGPEDKSQSKRRASNEKESAAPASPAPSPAPSPTPAPPQKEQPPAETPTAPAPPVTPSKPMAGTTDREEATRLLAEKRRQAREQREREEQERRLQAERDKRMREEQLAREAEARAEREAEARRREEQEAREKAQAEQEEQERLQKQKEEAEARSREEAERQRLEREKHFQQQEQERQERRKRLEEIMKRTRKSEVSETKKQDSKEANANGSSPEPVKAVEARSPGLQKEAVQKEEPIPQEPQWSLPSKELPASLVNGLQPLPAHQENGFSTKGPSGDKSLSRTPEALLPFAEAEAFLKKAVVQPPQVTEVL, encoded by the exons CTGTGGTCGCCAGGACGCCCCCAGAGCCAAGACCTTCTCCAGAAGGTGACCcttcccccccaccaccaccgaTGTCAGCCCTGGTCCCCGACACTCCCCCGGACACCCCTCCTGCCATGAAGAATGCCACTAGCTCTAAGCAGCTCCCACTGGAACCAGAGAGCCCCTCAGGGCAGGTCGGGCCTAGGCCAGCCCCCCCGCAGGAAGAGTCCCCTTCCTCTGAAGCAAAGAGCAGAGGACCCACCCCACCAGCCACGGGCCCACGGGATGCCAGACCTCCTCGAAGGAGCAGCCAGCCATCTCCAACAGCAGTGCCAGCCTCCAACAGCACTCCCACCAAGCAAG AGGTGAAGAAGGCAGGAGAGAGACACAAGCTGGCAAAGGAGCGGCGAGAAGAGCGGGCCAAGTACCTGG CGGCCAAGAAGGCAGtgtggctggagaaggaggagaaggccaAGGCGCTGCGGGAGAAGCAGCTCCAGGAGCGCCGGCGCCGGCTGGAGGAGCAACGTCTTAAAGCCGAGCAACGCCGTGCAGCCCTGGAGGAACGGCAGCGGCAGAAGCTCGAGAAAAACAAG GAGCGCTATGAAGCAGCCATCCAACGGTCAGTGAAGAAGACATGGGCCGAAATCCGGCAGCAGCGCTGGTCCTGGGCAGGGGCCCTGCACCACAGCTCTCCAGGACATAAGACCA GTGGGAGCAGGTGCTCCGTGTCGGCAGTTAACCTGCCCAAACACGTGGACTCTATAATCAACAAGCGGCTCTCAAAGTCCTCTGCCACGCTCTGGAACTCCCCCAGTAGAA ATCGCAGCCTGCAGCTGAGCGCATGGGAGAGCAGCATCGTGGATCGTCTGATGACGCCCACTCTCTCCTTCCTTGCTCGGAGTCGCAGCGCGGTCACACTGCCCCGCAACGGCCGGGACCAGGGTAGGGGCTGCGACCCTGGGAGAGGCCCCACGTGGGGCCGGGCAGGGGCCAGCCTGGCGCGCGGGCCGCAACCCGACCGCACTCATCCCTCTGCAGCCGTGCCGGTGTGCCCGCGCTCGGCCTCCGCCAGCCCCCTGACGCCGTGCAGCGTCCCCCGAAGCGTGCACCGCTGCGCCCCCGCCGGTGAGCGCGGGGAGCGCCGCAAGCCCAGCGCCGGGGGCAGCCCCGCTCCGGTGCGCCGCCGGCCGGAGGCCTCGCCG GTgcagaaaaaggagaagaaggacaAGGAGCGGGAAAACGAGAAGGAGAAGAGTGCCCTAGCCCGGGAGCGCAGCCTCAAGAAGCGCCAGTCGCTGCCCGCCTCCCCACGTGCCCGCCTCTCCGCCAGCACCGCCTCTGAGCTCAG cCCCAAATCCAAGGCCAGGCCATCCTCTCCCTCCACATCCTGGCACAGGCCtgcctccccctgccccagcccagggCCAGGCCACACTCTGCCTCCAAAGCCACCGTCCCCCCGAGGCACCACTGCATCCCCCAAGGGGCGGGTTcggaggaaggaggaggcaaaGGAGAGCCCCAGCGCCGCAGGGCCCGAGGACAAGAGCCAGAGCAAGCGCAGGGCCAGTAACGAGAAGGAGTCAGCAGCCCCAGCCTCACCGGCACCTTCGCCGGCGCCCTCGCCCACCCCAGCCCCGCCCCAGAAGGAGCAGCCCCCCGCGGAGACCCCTACAG cccctgctcccCCGGTGACCCCTAGCAAACCAATGGCCGGCACCACAGACCGAGAAGAAGCCACTCGGCTCTTGGCTGAGAAGCGGCGCCAGGCCCGGGAGCAGCGGGAGCGCGAGGAGCAGGAGCGGAGGCTGCAGGCAGAAAGGGACAA GCGAATGCGAGAGGAGCAGCTGGCACGGGAGGCCGAGGCCCGGGCGGAGCGGGAGGCGGAGGCCCGGAGGCGGGAGGAGCAGGAGGCACGAGAGAAGGCGCAGGccgagcaggaggagcaggagcgGCTGCAGAAGCAG AAAGAGGAGGCCGAAGCTCGGTCGCGGGAAGAGGCGGAGCGGCAGCGTCTGGAGCGGGAAAAGCACTTCCAGCAGCAGGAGCAAGAGCGGCAAGAGCGCAGAAAG CGTCTGGAGGAGATCATGAAGAGGACTCGGAAGTCAGAAGTTTCTGAAACCAAG AAGCAGGACAGCAAGGAGGCCAACGCCAACGGTTCCAGCCCAG AGCCTGTGAAAGCTGTGGAGGCTCGGTCCCCAGGGCTGCAGAAGGAGGCTGTGCAGAAAGAGGAGCCCATCCCACAGGAGCCTCAGTGGAG TCTCCCAAGCAAGGAGTTGCCAGCGTCCCTGGTGAATGGCCTGCAGCCTCTCCCAGCACACCAGGAGAATGGCTTCTCCACCAAGGGACCCTCTGGGGACAAGAGTCTGAGCCGAACACCAGAGGCACTCCTGCCCTTTGCAGAGGCAGAAGCCTTCCTCAAGAAAGCTGTGGTGCAGCCCCCGCAGGTCACAG AAGTCCTTTAA
- the MAP7D1 gene encoding MAP7 domain-containing protein 1 isoform X8 — translation MESGPRAELGAGAPPAVVARTPPEPRPSPEGDPSPPPPPMSALVPDTPPDTPPAMKNATSSKQLPLEPESPSGQVGPRPAPPQEESPSSEAKSRGPTPPATGPRDARPPRRSSQPSPTAVPASNSTPTKQEVKKAGERHKLAKERREERAKYLAAKKAVWLEKEEKAKALREKQLQERRRRLEEQRLKAEQRRAALEERQRQKLEKNKERYEAAIQRSVKKTWAEIRQQRWSWAGALHHSSPGHKTNRSLQLSAWESSIVDRLMTPTLSFLARSRSAVTLPRNGRDQGRGCDPGRGPTWGRAGASLARGPQPDRTHPSAAVPVCPRSASASPLTPCSVPRSVHRCAPAGERGERRKPSAGGSPAPVRRRPEASPVQKKEKKDKERENEKEKSALARERSLKKRQSLPASPRARLSASTASELSPKSKARPSSPSTSWHRPASPCPSPGPGHTLPPKPPSPRGTTASPKGRVRRKEEAKESPSAAGPEDKSQSKRRASNEKESAAPASPAPSPAPSPTPAPPQKEQPPAETPTDAAVLTSPPAPAPPVTPSKPMAGTTDREEATRLLAEKRRQAREQREREEQERRLQAERDKRMREEQLAREAEARAEREAEARRREEQEAREKAQAEQEEQERLQKQKEEAEARSREEAERQRLEREKHFQQQEQERQERRKRLEEIMKRTRKSEVSETKKQDSKEANANGSSPEPVKAVEARSPGLQKEAVQKEEPIPQEPQWSLPSKELPASLVNGLQPLPAHQENGFSTKGPSGDKSLSRTPEALLPFAEAEAFLKKAVVQPPQVTEVL, via the exons CTGTGGTCGCCAGGACGCCCCCAGAGCCAAGACCTTCTCCAGAAGGTGACCcttcccccccaccaccaccgaTGTCAGCCCTGGTCCCCGACACTCCCCCGGACACCCCTCCTGCCATGAAGAATGCCACTAGCTCTAAGCAGCTCCCACTGGAACCAGAGAGCCCCTCAGGGCAGGTCGGGCCTAGGCCAGCCCCCCCGCAGGAAGAGTCCCCTTCCTCTGAAGCAAAGAGCAGAGGACCCACCCCACCAGCCACGGGCCCACGGGATGCCAGACCTCCTCGAAGGAGCAGCCAGCCATCTCCAACAGCAGTGCCAGCCTCCAACAGCACTCCCACCAAGCAAG AGGTGAAGAAGGCAGGAGAGAGACACAAGCTGGCAAAGGAGCGGCGAGAAGAGCGGGCCAAGTACCTGG CGGCCAAGAAGGCAGtgtggctggagaaggaggagaaggccaAGGCGCTGCGGGAGAAGCAGCTCCAGGAGCGCCGGCGCCGGCTGGAGGAGCAACGTCTTAAAGCCGAGCAACGCCGTGCAGCCCTGGAGGAACGGCAGCGGCAGAAGCTCGAGAAAAACAAG GAGCGCTATGAAGCAGCCATCCAACGGTCAGTGAAGAAGACATGGGCCGAAATCCGGCAGCAGCGCTGGTCCTGGGCAGGGGCCCTGCACCACAGCTCTCCAGGACATAAGACCA ATCGCAGCCTGCAGCTGAGCGCATGGGAGAGCAGCATCGTGGATCGTCTGATGACGCCCACTCTCTCCTTCCTTGCTCGGAGTCGCAGCGCGGTCACACTGCCCCGCAACGGCCGGGACCAGGGTAGGGGCTGCGACCCTGGGAGAGGCCCCACGTGGGGCCGGGCAGGGGCCAGCCTGGCGCGCGGGCCGCAACCCGACCGCACTCATCCCTCTGCAGCCGTGCCGGTGTGCCCGCGCTCGGCCTCCGCCAGCCCCCTGACGCCGTGCAGCGTCCCCCGAAGCGTGCACCGCTGCGCCCCCGCCGGTGAGCGCGGGGAGCGCCGCAAGCCCAGCGCCGGGGGCAGCCCCGCTCCGGTGCGCCGCCGGCCGGAGGCCTCGCCG GTgcagaaaaaggagaagaaggacaAGGAGCGGGAAAACGAGAAGGAGAAGAGTGCCCTAGCCCGGGAGCGCAGCCTCAAGAAGCGCCAGTCGCTGCCCGCCTCCCCACGTGCCCGCCTCTCCGCCAGCACCGCCTCTGAGCTCAG cCCCAAATCCAAGGCCAGGCCATCCTCTCCCTCCACATCCTGGCACAGGCCtgcctccccctgccccagcccagggCCAGGCCACACTCTGCCTCCAAAGCCACCGTCCCCCCGAGGCACCACTGCATCCCCCAAGGGGCGGGTTcggaggaaggaggaggcaaaGGAGAGCCCCAGCGCCGCAGGGCCCGAGGACAAGAGCCAGAGCAAGCGCAGGGCCAGTAACGAGAAGGAGTCAGCAGCCCCAGCCTCACCGGCACCTTCGCCGGCGCCCTCGCCCACCCCAGCCCCGCCCCAGAAGGAGCAGCCCCCCGCGGAGACCCCTACAG ACGCTGCTGTCTTGacctcacccccagcccctgctcccCCGGTGACCCCTAGCAAACCAATGGCCGGCACCACAGACCGAGAAGAAGCCACTCGGCTCTTGGCTGAGAAGCGGCGCCAGGCCCGGGAGCAGCGGGAGCGCGAGGAGCAGGAGCGGAGGCTGCAGGCAGAAAGGGACAA GCGAATGCGAGAGGAGCAGCTGGCACGGGAGGCCGAGGCCCGGGCGGAGCGGGAGGCGGAGGCCCGGAGGCGGGAGGAGCAGGAGGCACGAGAGAAGGCGCAGGccgagcaggaggagcaggagcgGCTGCAGAAGCAG AAAGAGGAGGCCGAAGCTCGGTCGCGGGAAGAGGCGGAGCGGCAGCGTCTGGAGCGGGAAAAGCACTTCCAGCAGCAGGAGCAAGAGCGGCAAGAGCGCAGAAAG CGTCTGGAGGAGATCATGAAGAGGACTCGGAAGTCAGAAGTTTCTGAAACCAAG AAGCAGGACAGCAAGGAGGCCAACGCCAACGGTTCCAGCCCAG AGCCTGTGAAAGCTGTGGAGGCTCGGTCCCCAGGGCTGCAGAAGGAGGCTGTGCAGAAAGAGGAGCCCATCCCACAGGAGCCTCAGTGGAG TCTCCCAAGCAAGGAGTTGCCAGCGTCCCTGGTGAATGGCCTGCAGCCTCTCCCAGCACACCAGGAGAATGGCTTCTCCACCAAGGGACCCTCTGGGGACAAGAGTCTGAGCCGAACACCAGAGGCACTCCTGCCCTTTGCAGAGGCAGAAGCCTTCCTCAAGAAAGCTGTGGTGCAGCCCCCGCAGGTCACAG AAGTCCTTTAA
- the MAP7D1 gene encoding MAP7 domain-containing protein 1 isoform X2, whose amino-acid sequence MESGPRAELGAGAPPAVVARTPPEPRPSPEGDPSPPPPPMSALVPDTPPDTPPAMKNATSSKQLPLEPESPSGQVGPRPAPPQEESPSSEAKSRGPTPPATGPRDARPPRRSSQPSPTAVPASNSTPTKQEVKKAGERHKLAKERREERAKYLAAKKAVWLEKEEKAKALREKQLQERRRRLEEQRLKAEQRRAALEERQRQKLEKNKERYEAAIQRSVKKTWAEIRQQRWSWAGALHHSSPGHKTSGSRCSVSAVNLPKHVDSIINKRLSKSSATLWNSPSRNRSLQLSAWESSIVDRLMTPTLSFLARSRSAVTLPRNGRDQGRGCDPGRGPTWGRAGASLARGPQPDRTHPSAAVPVCPRSASASPLTPCSVPRSVHRCAPAGERGERRKPSAGGSPAPVRRRPEASPVQKKEKKDKERENEKEKSALARERSLKKRQSLPASPRARLSASTASELSPKSKARPSSPSTSWHRPASPCPSPGPGHTLPPKPPSPRGTTASPKGRVRRKEEAKESPSAAGPEDKSQSKRRASNEKESAAPASPAPSPAPSPTPAPPQKEQPPAETPTDAAVLTSPPAPAPPVTPSKPMAGTTDREEATRLLAEKRRQAREQREREEQERRLQAERDKRMREEQLAREAEARAEREAEARRREEQEAREKAQAEQEEQERLQKQKEEAEARSREEAERQRLEREKHFQQQEQERQERRKRLEEIMKRTRKSEVSETKKQDSKEANANGSSPEPVKAVEARSPGLQKEAVQKEEPIPQEPQWSLPSKELPASLVNGLQPLPAHQENGFSTKGPSGDKSLSRTPEALLPFAEAEAFLKKAVVQPPQVTEVL is encoded by the exons CTGTGGTCGCCAGGACGCCCCCAGAGCCAAGACCTTCTCCAGAAGGTGACCcttcccccccaccaccaccgaTGTCAGCCCTGGTCCCCGACACTCCCCCGGACACCCCTCCTGCCATGAAGAATGCCACTAGCTCTAAGCAGCTCCCACTGGAACCAGAGAGCCCCTCAGGGCAGGTCGGGCCTAGGCCAGCCCCCCCGCAGGAAGAGTCCCCTTCCTCTGAAGCAAAGAGCAGAGGACCCACCCCACCAGCCACGGGCCCACGGGATGCCAGACCTCCTCGAAGGAGCAGCCAGCCATCTCCAACAGCAGTGCCAGCCTCCAACAGCACTCCCACCAAGCAAG AGGTGAAGAAGGCAGGAGAGAGACACAAGCTGGCAAAGGAGCGGCGAGAAGAGCGGGCCAAGTACCTGG CGGCCAAGAAGGCAGtgtggctggagaaggaggagaaggccaAGGCGCTGCGGGAGAAGCAGCTCCAGGAGCGCCGGCGCCGGCTGGAGGAGCAACGTCTTAAAGCCGAGCAACGCCGTGCAGCCCTGGAGGAACGGCAGCGGCAGAAGCTCGAGAAAAACAAG GAGCGCTATGAAGCAGCCATCCAACGGTCAGTGAAGAAGACATGGGCCGAAATCCGGCAGCAGCGCTGGTCCTGGGCAGGGGCCCTGCACCACAGCTCTCCAGGACATAAGACCA GTGGGAGCAGGTGCTCCGTGTCGGCAGTTAACCTGCCCAAACACGTGGACTCTATAATCAACAAGCGGCTCTCAAAGTCCTCTGCCACGCTCTGGAACTCCCCCAGTAGAA ATCGCAGCCTGCAGCTGAGCGCATGGGAGAGCAGCATCGTGGATCGTCTGATGACGCCCACTCTCTCCTTCCTTGCTCGGAGTCGCAGCGCGGTCACACTGCCCCGCAACGGCCGGGACCAGGGTAGGGGCTGCGACCCTGGGAGAGGCCCCACGTGGGGCCGGGCAGGGGCCAGCCTGGCGCGCGGGCCGCAACCCGACCGCACTCATCCCTCTGCAGCCGTGCCGGTGTGCCCGCGCTCGGCCTCCGCCAGCCCCCTGACGCCGTGCAGCGTCCCCCGAAGCGTGCACCGCTGCGCCCCCGCCGGTGAGCGCGGGGAGCGCCGCAAGCCCAGCGCCGGGGGCAGCCCCGCTCCGGTGCGCCGCCGGCCGGAGGCCTCGCCG GTgcagaaaaaggagaagaaggacaAGGAGCGGGAAAACGAGAAGGAGAAGAGTGCCCTAGCCCGGGAGCGCAGCCTCAAGAAGCGCCAGTCGCTGCCCGCCTCCCCACGTGCCCGCCTCTCCGCCAGCACCGCCTCTGAGCTCAG cCCCAAATCCAAGGCCAGGCCATCCTCTCCCTCCACATCCTGGCACAGGCCtgcctccccctgccccagcccagggCCAGGCCACACTCTGCCTCCAAAGCCACCGTCCCCCCGAGGCACCACTGCATCCCCCAAGGGGCGGGTTcggaggaaggaggaggcaaaGGAGAGCCCCAGCGCCGCAGGGCCCGAGGACAAGAGCCAGAGCAAGCGCAGGGCCAGTAACGAGAAGGAGTCAGCAGCCCCAGCCTCACCGGCACCTTCGCCGGCGCCCTCGCCCACCCCAGCCCCGCCCCAGAAGGAGCAGCCCCCCGCGGAGACCCCTACAG ACGCTGCTGTCTTGacctcacccccagcccctgctcccCCGGTGACCCCTAGCAAACCAATGGCCGGCACCACAGACCGAGAAGAAGCCACTCGGCTCTTGGCTGAGAAGCGGCGCCAGGCCCGGGAGCAGCGGGAGCGCGAGGAGCAGGAGCGGAGGCTGCAGGCAGAAAGGGACAA GCGAATGCGAGAGGAGCAGCTGGCACGGGAGGCCGAGGCCCGGGCGGAGCGGGAGGCGGAGGCCCGGAGGCGGGAGGAGCAGGAGGCACGAGAGAAGGCGCAGGccgagcaggaggagcaggagcgGCTGCAGAAGCAG AAAGAGGAGGCCGAAGCTCGGTCGCGGGAAGAGGCGGAGCGGCAGCGTCTGGAGCGGGAAAAGCACTTCCAGCAGCAGGAGCAAGAGCGGCAAGAGCGCAGAAAG CGTCTGGAGGAGATCATGAAGAGGACTCGGAAGTCAGAAGTTTCTGAAACCAAG AAGCAGGACAGCAAGGAGGCCAACGCCAACGGTTCCAGCCCAG AGCCTGTGAAAGCTGTGGAGGCTCGGTCCCCAGGGCTGCAGAAGGAGGCTGTGCAGAAAGAGGAGCCCATCCCACAGGAGCCTCAGTGGAG TCTCCCAAGCAAGGAGTTGCCAGCGTCCCTGGTGAATGGCCTGCAGCCTCTCCCAGCACACCAGGAGAATGGCTTCTCCACCAAGGGACCCTCTGGGGACAAGAGTCTGAGCCGAACACCAGAGGCACTCCTGCCCTTTGCAGAGGCAGAAGCCTTCCTCAAGAAAGCTGTGGTGCAGCCCCCGCAGGTCACAG AAGTCCTTTAA